The following proteins are encoded in a genomic region of Streptomyces sp. NBC_01723:
- a CDS encoding helix-turn-helix transcriptional regulator — MRWARGGSGDGAATAAAPTELFGRREETAVLDGLLTQARGGSGGALVVWGEPGIGKSALLRHVHGQAADFVRLSHSATRPESDLAFAGLHGLLRPLADRVGLLATAQAAAVRTALGLSGESTDRLVVGAAVLSLLCGLAERQPVLVVVDDGQWLDEATALCLGFVARRVGAHPVVVVLADHSDPAARPWEGVADVRVDGLSDESARQLVAAVAPLADKATARNMVREAGGNPLALHELATLGGDLDDAEHRWKRGRPSVGPRLQRAFRAGIEALSPPAQLLTVLAAAEEHGDRLTVQRAGRASGAGDAVWEEVTNAGLLHVAGNRVGFRHPVVSRAVYEGCGAATRRRAHRALAATMPDQAEERAWHLAALAHGRDEDVARLLERTAARSRLRGATNTAARAWWRAAELSAAPIDASQRLAEAARASWDAGWAATAERLLDDAERLAPGAHVSRRSRGLRGIMEFARGMPEMAHHFLITDMKRVPEPGTALELGTLAMRAAWSVGRGDLRDRALELLLEDDVAGRTGLPGTLAWWSDDVSADAASADTPDLGDAAARARTTILPLLPPTPLALAWGIDKPMADALRRRLPHLRRRSERARLAAALAQTAMLDNAAGRWPQAESSAAEGLRLAKDLGADHIASHCRTSLGWLAAARGDERAVAEATARTLETSLPQGVRALSAAAYWNRGMASLFRERPEEALDILVRLTEPGHGAEHSTFALLAALDTAEAAVRVGRSDLADERARVLEAWARRTGAPWARCAAHVTRGLLGGARAEGAFLAALDVPGARSHPLLYARAQLSYGEWLRRGRRRTDARVRIGAALEAFDRLGAEPLRQRAQREQDLTGAPGRRGSSDTRAVNRLTAQEQRVAQLAAEQLTNREIGVQLRISHRTVGHHLGNVFAKLGINTRTELSDLHAGCEPP; from the coding sequence TCCGGTGACGGAGCTGCGACAGCGGCAGCGCCGACGGAGCTGTTCGGACGCCGCGAGGAGACCGCGGTTCTCGACGGGCTGCTTACGCAGGCCCGCGGCGGGAGCGGTGGCGCGCTCGTGGTGTGGGGCGAGCCGGGTATCGGCAAGTCAGCTCTGCTTCGCCACGTGCACGGCCAGGCCGCGGACTTCGTCCGGCTGAGCCACTCGGCCACCCGGCCCGAGTCGGACCTGGCTTTCGCGGGGCTGCACGGGCTGCTGCGACCGCTGGCCGATCGTGTCGGGCTGCTGGCGACGGCCCAGGCCGCCGCTGTGCGTACCGCGCTCGGGCTGAGCGGTGAGTCGACGGACCGTCTGGTGGTCGGGGCGGCCGTGCTGTCGCTGCTCTGCGGACTCGCCGAGCGGCAGCCCGTGCTCGTTGTGGTGGACGACGGGCAGTGGCTCGACGAGGCCACCGCGCTGTGCCTGGGGTTCGTCGCTCGACGCGTGGGAGCGCATCCCGTGGTCGTCGTGCTCGCCGATCACAGCGATCCGGCCGCCCGGCCCTGGGAAGGCGTGGCCGACGTGCGGGTCGACGGCCTGAGCGACGAGAGCGCGCGGCAGCTTGTGGCGGCCGTGGCGCCGCTCGCCGACAAGGCGACGGCGCGGAACATGGTCCGGGAGGCCGGGGGCAACCCCTTGGCGCTGCACGAACTGGCCACGCTCGGGGGCGACCTCGACGACGCCGAGCATCGCTGGAAGCGAGGACGACCGTCCGTCGGGCCGCGTCTGCAGCGGGCTTTTCGTGCCGGGATCGAGGCCCTGAGCCCTCCGGCGCAGTTGCTGACCGTGCTCGCGGCGGCCGAGGAGCACGGCGACCGGCTCACGGTGCAGCGGGCCGGCCGTGCGTCGGGTGCCGGTGACGCCGTCTGGGAAGAAGTGACCAACGCGGGCCTGCTCCACGTGGCGGGCAACCGCGTCGGTTTCCGGCACCCCGTCGTGAGCAGAGCCGTCTACGAGGGCTGCGGTGCCGCGACGAGGCGCCGGGCTCACCGCGCCCTGGCCGCCACGATGCCGGACCAGGCGGAGGAGCGCGCATGGCATCTCGCCGCCCTGGCCCACGGACGCGATGAGGACGTCGCGCGGCTCCTCGAACGGACCGCCGCCCGCTCCCGGCTCCGCGGGGCCACGAACACGGCGGCACGGGCGTGGTGGCGGGCCGCCGAACTGTCGGCCGCACCGATCGACGCCTCACAACGCCTTGCCGAGGCGGCCCGGGCTTCCTGGGACGCCGGGTGGGCAGCCACGGCGGAGCGCCTGCTCGATGACGCGGAACGGCTGGCCCCCGGTGCTCACGTCTCCCGGCGGAGCCGGGGTCTGCGGGGGATCATGGAGTTCGCCCGGGGCATGCCGGAGATGGCGCACCACTTCCTGATCACCGACATGAAGCGCGTCCCGGAACCGGGAACGGCGCTGGAACTGGGCACGCTGGCCATGCGCGCCGCCTGGTCCGTCGGACGCGGCGACCTGCGGGACAGAGCGCTGGAACTGCTGCTCGAAGACGACGTCGCGGGCCGGACCGGATTACCCGGCACGCTTGCCTGGTGGAGCGACGACGTGTCTGCCGACGCGGCGTCGGCGGACACCCCCGACCTGGGTGATGCCGCCGCGCGGGCCCGTACGACCATCCTGCCGTTGCTGCCGCCGACACCCCTCGCCCTGGCCTGGGGGATCGACAAGCCGATGGCGGATGCGTTGCGCCGCCGGTTACCGCATCTGCGGCGGCGCAGCGAGCGCGCTCGGCTCGCCGCCGCCCTGGCCCAGACCGCGATGCTCGACAACGCTGCCGGCCGCTGGCCGCAAGCGGAGTCCTCGGCCGCGGAGGGACTGCGGCTGGCCAAGGACCTGGGTGCCGACCACATCGCCTCCCACTGCCGCACCAGCCTGGGCTGGCTCGCCGCGGCGCGTGGTGACGAACGCGCCGTCGCGGAGGCCACCGCCAGGACTCTGGAGACGTCACTCCCGCAGGGCGTCCGCGCGCTGAGCGCCGCCGCGTACTGGAACCGCGGCATGGCCTCGCTGTTTCGCGAGCGTCCCGAGGAAGCACTGGACATCCTGGTGCGCCTGACCGAGCCGGGCCATGGCGCGGAACACTCGACCTTCGCGCTCCTGGCCGCTCTCGACACGGCCGAGGCGGCCGTGCGCGTCGGCAGAAGCGACCTCGCGGACGAACGGGCACGGGTGCTCGAAGCCTGGGCGCGGCGCACGGGAGCGCCGTGGGCGCGCTGTGCCGCGCACGTCACGCGCGGGCTCCTCGGCGGCGCCCGGGCCGAGGGTGCCTTCCTGGCCGCACTCGACGTGCCGGGTGCCCGATCCCACCCGCTGCTCTACGCGCGCGCTCAGTTGTCCTACGGCGAGTGGTTGCGACGGGGCCGCCGGCGGACCGATGCGCGCGTCCGGATCGGCGCCGCCTTGGAGGCGTTCGACCGGCTCGGTGCCGAGCCGCTGCGCCAACGCGCGCAGCGCGAGCAGGACCTCACCGGAGCGCCGGGACGCCGGGGAAGCTCGGACACCAGGGCGGTGAACCGGCTCACCGCCCAGGAACAGCGAGTCGCCCAACTGGCCGCCGAACAGCTGACGAATCGCGAGATCGGCGTACAGCTGCGGATCAGCCACCGCACCGTGGGCCACCACCTCGGGAACGTGTTCGCCAAGCTCGGCATCAACACGCGAACCGAGCTGAGCGACCTCCACGCCGGTTGTGAGCCGCCGTGA
- a CDS encoding aldehyde dehydrogenase family protein → MPKSETLPHARHYIDGQWQDSGSRGESRSPATNGLLGTFADGGAREARAAVAAARRAFGSTAWSRDRHRRAAALHELADRLEQRKDELITLLARENGKVLAEAALEVEGTVPKLRYHAALSLTDHGRAGEVRPGMYSMTLREAAGVAAVIVPWNSPVILSARSFAPALAAGCTVVMKMPAQTGLVNGVLSEIVADTPSLDPGVFNVFTESGNAGAPELVSSPDVDVISYTGSTAVGRVIMEQAAPTLKTLSMELGGKTPMLVFDDADLDAVVPVLTKAVTMFAGQFCMTGSRILVQRGVADELRRRLVAALETVRVGPGDDPASEMGAMIDEGNAQRVEQTVAAAADYATVLVRGKRDRALLGPSLIEVADVSSPIVQREVFGPVATFEVFDSEADAVARANATEFGLAASIWTRDVDRPLRVGRELQAGTVWTNTWAMVHDQFEEGGFKQSGVGRLNGIRGIEEFQETKHLVHVAPQL, encoded by the coding sequence ATGCCCAAGTCCGAAACCCTGCCCCACGCGCGCCACTACATCGACGGGCAGTGGCAGGACTCCGGCTCCCGCGGCGAGTCACGCAGCCCCGCGACCAACGGCCTGCTCGGCACCTTCGCCGACGGCGGTGCGCGGGAGGCGAGGGCCGCCGTGGCCGCGGCCCGAAGGGCCTTCGGCTCCACCGCCTGGTCCCGCGACCGCCACCGGCGTGCGGCAGCGCTGCACGAACTGGCCGACCGGCTGGAGCAGCGCAAGGACGAACTGATCACCCTGCTGGCGCGGGAGAACGGGAAAGTACTCGCCGAGGCGGCCCTCGAAGTCGAAGGCACCGTGCCCAAGCTCCGCTACCACGCGGCGCTTTCCCTCACCGACCACGGCAGGGCCGGGGAAGTGCGGCCCGGCATGTACTCGATGACCCTGCGCGAAGCCGCGGGTGTCGCCGCGGTGATCGTGCCGTGGAACTCACCGGTCATCCTCTCGGCGCGATCCTTCGCACCCGCCCTGGCGGCCGGCTGCACCGTGGTCATGAAGATGCCGGCGCAGACCGGCCTGGTCAACGGAGTGCTGAGCGAGATCGTCGCCGACACTCCGAGCCTGGACCCGGGCGTGTTCAACGTCTTCACCGAGAGCGGCAACGCCGGGGCTCCGGAGCTGGTCTCCTCCCCGGACGTCGACGTGATCAGCTACACCGGCTCCACCGCGGTCGGCCGCGTGATCATGGAACAGGCCGCCCCGACGCTGAAAACGCTGTCCATGGAGCTGGGCGGAAAGACGCCGATGCTCGTCTTCGACGACGCCGACCTGGACGCCGTCGTGCCCGTGCTCACCAAGGCCGTCACCATGTTCGCGGGCCAGTTCTGCATGACGGGCAGTCGGATACTGGTCCAGCGCGGCGTGGCCGACGAACTCCGGCGGCGGCTCGTCGCCGCTCTCGAAACGGTCCGGGTCGGGCCCGGCGACGACCCCGCCAGCGAGATGGGCGCCATGATCGACGAAGGAAACGCCCAACGGGTCGAACAGACCGTGGCCGCCGCGGCCGACTACGCCACCGTCCTCGTGCGGGGCAAGCGGGATCGGGCGCTCCTCGGCCCGTCCCTGATCGAGGTCGCCGACGTGTCCTCGCCGATCGTGCAGCGCGAAGTGTTCGGGCCGGTCGCCACCTTCGAGGTGTTCGACTCCGAGGCCGATGCCGTGGCGCGTGCCAACGCCACCGAGTTCGGCCTGGCCGCGAGCATCTGGACCCGTGATGTCGACCGCCCCCTGCGCGTCGGCCGCGAACTGCAGGCCGGGACCGTCTGGACCAACACCTGGGCCATGGTCCACGACCAGTTCGAGGAGGGCGGCTTCAAGCAGTCGGGAGTGGGCCGCCTGAACGGCATCCGCGGGATCGAGGAATTCCAGGAGACCAAGCACCTCGTGCATGTGGCACCGCAGCTCTGA
- a CDS encoding antibiotic biosynthesis monooxygenase, whose product MTETDDVGPADVTLLTARAVEPGYEQDFREWFGRVTDTASAFPGHLGDGLFRPATAAGPWVLIHRFRDQEAARHWTTSPERAALFDHCEGHHQSEVARRELSGMETLFTTAHDTPTTAPPRWKMALAAFAAVLPISLIGNGLLGPALRAWPLVARVLMLALLFSTLMTYLMMPAVTLVLRRWLYAATSTAREGPTR is encoded by the coding sequence ATGACCGAGACGGACGACGTCGGCCCGGCCGACGTCACCCTGCTGACCGCGCGCGCTGTGGAACCCGGCTACGAGCAGGACTTCCGGGAGTGGTTCGGGCGGGTGACCGACACCGCCTCAGCGTTTCCCGGACACCTGGGGGACGGGTTGTTCCGGCCTGCCACGGCCGCCGGGCCATGGGTTCTGATCCACCGGTTCCGCGACCAGGAGGCCGCGCGGCACTGGACGACGTCACCTGAGCGGGCCGCACTTTTCGACCACTGCGAGGGCCATCATCAGAGCGAGGTGGCGCGTCGCGAACTCTCCGGAATGGAGACCCTGTTCACCACTGCGCACGACACGCCCACGACGGCGCCGCCTCGGTGGAAGATGGCGCTCGCCGCCTTCGCGGCCGTACTCCCGATCTCCCTGATCGGCAACGGTCTTTTGGGGCCGGCGCTCCGTGCTTGGCCGCTTGTGGCGCGGGTGCTGATGCTCGCGCTGCTGTTCAGTACGTTGATGACGTATCTGATGATGCCGGCTGTGACTCTCGTCCTTCGCCGTTGGCTCTATGCCGCCACCTCGACCGCGCGCGAGGGACCGACGCGATGA
- a CDS encoding TIGR03619 family F420-dependent LLM class oxidoreductase, which translates to MDTDTIPWQPRTMLDPFVALSVAASVTERVLLGTSTLVAPWYSPLLLARSLTGVDVVSGGRLITGLGTGWSPEEYQGVGVPWQERGPRLDECLDVLEAVWTTEPVARHEGRHYTFPAAHIGPKPLQRPRPPIYLSGFAPASRRRAARRTDGVLPVAVPVRGSAFDPATVINQPLREVRRLAEAEGRDPALELLRQTTELSR; encoded by the coding sequence ATGGACACGGACACGATTCCGTGGCAGCCGCGCACCATGCTCGACCCGTTCGTGGCGCTGAGCGTTGCCGCGAGCGTCACCGAACGGGTGCTGCTGGGCACATCCACCCTCGTCGCACCCTGGTACTCCCCCTTGCTGCTCGCCCGGTCGCTGACCGGTGTCGACGTGGTGAGCGGGGGACGTCTCATCACCGGCCTCGGAACCGGCTGGTCGCCCGAGGAGTACCAGGGAGTGGGCGTTCCCTGGCAGGAGCGGGGCCCGCGGCTGGACGAGTGTCTGGACGTGCTGGAAGCCGTGTGGACCACCGAGCCCGTCGCGCGACACGAGGGCAGGCACTACACCTTCCCCGCCGCCCACATCGGGCCCAAGCCGCTCCAGCGCCCCCGGCCCCCGATCTACCTGTCCGGCTTCGCCCCGGCCTCCCGACGCCGGGCGGCCCGCCGCACGGACGGCGTACTTCCCGTCGCGGTGCCCGTCCGGGGTTCCGCATTCGACCCCGCCACCGTGATCAACCAGCCGCTGCGGGAAGTCCGCCGCCTCGCCGAGGCCGAGGGCCGCGACCCGGCCCTGGAACTGCTGCGTCAGACGACGGAACTGTCCCGCTGA
- a CDS encoding Gfo/Idh/MocA family protein — protein sequence MTNSAHTRIGVGLVGASADRGWGGIAHVPALQALDAFQIRAVSTTRMESANATARRLGADLAFDTHEALVVRPEVDLVVVAVKVPDHKQIVSDALAAGKMVYCEWPLARNLSEAEALEGFARERRLRTVVGLQGGLHPPVLFLRDLIAQGVIGKPLSTSIRAHLADDMWVGRYDPPVEYMAQAKNGATLLSIMLGHGLEPLARVLGTFESLSAVVANQRGDGVRLSDGASLPKDAPDEIVVAGVLEGGIVTSLHYSAGQSAGSAMVWEIQGTEGSVRVESASGYIHFTDFTITLSRGSEPVQVLQVPPAYAAPDLQLDAPAAGVARLYAQFAADLRDGTADAPDFAVALDRHRVLEAITRAAETGHRQHLSRPDRMNSDL from the coding sequence ATGACGAATTCAGCACATACCCGGATCGGCGTCGGCCTTGTCGGGGCCAGTGCCGATCGGGGTTGGGGCGGAATTGCTCACGTCCCGGCGCTGCAGGCGCTCGACGCATTCCAGATCCGCGCCGTCAGTACGACTCGTATGGAGAGCGCGAACGCGACCGCTCGTCGGCTGGGCGCCGATCTCGCCTTCGACACACATGAGGCTCTGGTCGTGCGACCGGAGGTCGACCTGGTGGTGGTTGCGGTCAAGGTGCCGGATCACAAGCAGATTGTTTCCGACGCGCTGGCCGCGGGCAAGATGGTTTATTGCGAATGGCCGCTCGCAAGAAACCTGTCGGAGGCCGAAGCGCTGGAGGGGTTTGCCCGCGAGCGGCGGCTGCGGACGGTCGTCGGGTTGCAGGGCGGCCTGCACCCGCCGGTCCTCTTCCTTCGCGACCTCATCGCGCAAGGCGTGATTGGCAAGCCGCTCAGCACGAGCATCCGAGCGCATTTGGCCGACGACATGTGGGTCGGCCGATATGACCCGCCGGTCGAGTACATGGCTCAGGCAAAGAATGGCGCCACGCTCCTGAGCATCATGCTCGGCCACGGGCTCGAACCGCTTGCGCGCGTGCTCGGCACGTTCGAGAGTCTGTCCGCCGTCGTCGCCAATCAGCGCGGTGACGGCGTCCGCCTCTCCGATGGCGCGTCGCTGCCGAAGGACGCGCCGGATGAGATCGTCGTCGCCGGCGTTCTCGAAGGCGGGATCGTCACTTCGCTGCACTACAGTGCCGGGCAGTCTGCCGGCTCGGCGATGGTATGGGAGATCCAGGGCACCGAGGGCAGTGTGCGTGTGGAGTCGGCGTCGGGCTACATCCATTTCACCGATTTCACCATCACGCTGAGCCGCGGCAGCGAGCCTGTCCAAGTGCTACAGGTCCCCCCCGCTTATGCGGCTCCCGACCTGCAACTCGACGCACCCGCAGCGGGGGTCGCCCGCCTCTACGCCCAGTTCGCCGCCGACCTCCGTGACGGAACCGCCGATGCGCCGGATTTCGCGGTCGCACTCGATCGCCACCGGGTACTCGAGGCGATCACACGGGCCGCTGAAACAGGTCATCGGCAGCATCTGTCCCGCCCCGACCGAATGAACTCCGATCTTTGA
- a CDS encoding alpha/beta fold hydrolase: MPAVLVHGVPDTHRLWDTVRSHLRREDIVTIDLPGFGVQLPEGFTSTKEEYLDWLIEKIAEIGEPVDLVGHDWGSLLTGRLASVRPDLVRTWTGISGPIDPEYPWHYLAKIWQTPGEGEQWMADLDLEEFAASLNEAQMPRDAADEAVRHIDATMRASILALYRSAIEVGAEWKPGLSKVTAPALVIWGLDDPFLPHRFADELGNATRARAVFKLRSSHWPMIERAADVARELEAHWAHV; the protein is encoded by the coding sequence ATGCCTGCAGTCCTCGTCCATGGTGTACCTGATACCCACCGGCTTTGGGACACCGTCCGTTCCCATCTTCGACGCGAAGATATTGTGACGATCGATCTCCCCGGGTTTGGCGTACAGCTGCCAGAGGGATTCACGTCGACGAAGGAAGAGTATCTCGATTGGCTCATTGAGAAGATCGCGGAAATCGGCGAACCCGTCGACCTGGTCGGTCATGACTGGGGGTCTCTGCTCACGGGCCGTCTCGCGTCTGTCCGGCCAGATCTGGTGCGGACGTGGACAGGCATCAGCGGACCGATCGATCCGGAGTATCCGTGGCACTATCTTGCCAAGATCTGGCAAACGCCGGGCGAGGGCGAGCAATGGATGGCGGACCTCGACCTCGAGGAGTTCGCAGCAAGTCTCAACGAGGCGCAGATGCCGCGCGACGCGGCAGACGAAGCGGTCCGGCATATCGATGCCACCATGAGGGCAAGCATTCTCGCCCTTTACCGTTCGGCGATCGAGGTCGGGGCAGAGTGGAAGCCAGGTTTGAGCAAGGTGACCGCACCAGCGCTAGTGATCTGGGGCCTGGACGATCCGTTCCTTCCTCACCGCTTCGCCGACGAGCTCGGTAATGCCACACGCGCACGTGCCGTCTTCAAGCTGCGCAGCTCGCACTGGCCGATGATCGAGCGTGCGGCCGATGTCGCGCGCGAACTCGAGGCCCACTGGGCTCACGTGTAA